CCTCCGTGGTGCGGCTGAAACTCTCGATGTGCGAGTTCGGGAACACCGAAACGTAGAACTCGGCGGCCTCTTCGAGGTTCTGGTCAAACCACAGTGAGGGCGTGATCGCTGGCATATTGCGACTCCTGGTCATTGGGAAATTCGTTCCCTTGAATTGACTCGGGTACCCGTCAAAACTCATCGCGCGGCTTGCCGAAAAAGATTACAGGTGTAATTATCTGTCGGTGGAGTCACGGCGGGTGCTGGACGGCAAAGTCGCCATCGCCACCGGCACCGGCCACGGTGTCGGCCTGGGTATCGGACACGAACTTTTGCGTGCCGGAGCCACCGTGACCGGCTGCTCCCGTTCGCCGCTGGACGCCCTACCCGGGGTCGAGTCTGAGGCGCTAGGACCGACCATCACCGACAACTTCCGAGCGTTCGTGCTCAACGCCGACGACCCCACTGGTACCGAGCACTTCGCCAAGGTCCCATTACGGCGGGCCGAGATGAGCGCGCCCCTACGGCCGATCCAAACCACGCCGACATGACGCGAGTCGTGCAGTACTCCACCGGCAACGTCGGCCGGCACGCCCTGCGCATGCTGATCGAGCGGCCGGACCTCGAATTGGTCGGGGTACATGCATCCAGCCCCGGCAAAGTTGGGCGCGACGCCGCCGAACTGTGCGGCCTTCGCGAGCCGACCGGGGTGACGGCAACCGACGACGTCGAGGCGCTCGCCGCGCTGCATGCCGACTGCGTCGTCTACACCTCACAGGCCGAAACCCGGCCCAAAGAAGCGATTTCAGAGATCACTCGGTTTCTGCGCGCCGGCACCAATGTGGTCGGGTCCTCGTTCGTGTGGATGGTGGCGCCCGACCAAGCCGACGGCTGGCTGCGCGAGCCGCTGCTGCAGGCGTGCGCCGAAGGTGACGCCACGCTCTACATCAACGGTGTTGACCCCGGCTTCTCGGGCGACACCTTGGCCTACACCGCGCTGAGCCTGGCCGAGCGCGCCACTCGCATCGCCGTGCAGGAGATCTGCGACTACGCCAGCTACGACGATGCCGAATTCACGGGCGTCAGTTTCGGTTTCGGCACTGAGCCGGAGCACACGCCGGTCATCTTCCGGCCCGGGGTGCTCGCGTCGATGTGGGGTGCGCAGGTGCGTAGCCTGGCTCAAGACCTGGGCGTGGAACTTGACGAGATTCGGGAACGCTGCGAGAAATGGGTGACACCCGAGCCGATTGACTGCGTGATGATGCACGTCGACCCGGGACAGGTCGCCGCCGTCCGGTTCGGCGTCGAGGGATTGCGTGACGGCGAAGTCGTCATCACCATGGAACACGTCAACAGGCTCGGTCCGCAGACCGCGCCCTACTGGGCCTATCCCCCAGATGGTCGGCTCGGCGTGCACCGTGTGGTGGTGGAAGGCAGCCCGGGCGTCGAAATCAACACTCACTTGGATGGTAGTGGCGACCACAACGAGGGCGGTGTAATCGCTACGGCCGCAAGGGTTGTCAATGTGATCGAGGCGGTCTGTGCCGCGCCGCGCGGAGTCCTGGCCGCCCACGACCTACGGCCGCTCGATCATCTGCGCGGCGTGATGTGGTGAACCAATGACCGCACCACGCAGACCCCCCGGCGGCGGACAGGCGCGTGCCGAGCGAAGTCGCCAAGCCGTCATCGACGAAACGGTTCGCTACATCCTGAAAGAGGGATTCGCACCACCGAGCATGCGTCAGATCACCGAACGAGCCGGATTGACCTGGGGCGTGGTGCAATACCACTTCGGCGATTTGGATGGCATTCTAATGGCAGTGGCGGACAAGGGGTTCGCCGAGCTGCTCGAGACGCTCG
The nucleotide sequence above comes from Mycobacterium vicinigordonae. Encoded proteins:
- a CDS encoding dihydrodipicolinate reductase, translating into MTRVVQYSTGNVGRHALRMLIERPDLELVGVHASSPGKVGRDAAELCGLREPTGVTATDDVEALAALHADCVVYTSQAETRPKEAISEITRFLRAGTNVVGSSFVWMVAPDQADGWLREPLLQACAEGDATLYINGVDPGFSGDTLAYTALSLAERATRIAVQEICDYASYDDAEFTGVSFGFGTEPEHTPVIFRPGVLASMWGAQVRSLAQDLGVELDEIRERCEKWVTPEPIDCVMMHVDPGQVAAVRFGVEGLRDGEVVITMEHVNRLGPQTAPYWAYPPDGRLGVHRVVVEGSPGVEINTHLDGSGDHNEGGVIATAARVVNVIEAVCAAPRGVLAAHDLRPLDHLRGVMW